The genomic stretch GAAAGCAAATTCTTTCTTACCTCATATTATTGCGGTCCATGTTTCCAAACAATCCGCTCTATTCCTTTGAGATTATCCTAATAATAATTCCTAAGTACACTAAACTACTCTAATCTTACACTTTAACACATTTCTAAACAAAGGATCGAGTAAAAaatctgtaaataataataaaattctaaagatAAATAGACAGGACGCCACACAACACGACGACAcacatctgtcaaaaataatAGCTATCAGCTGCAGTTCCGTACATTGAACTCGATCTACGATTGGCTATTGGCAGCATTCGAATAATTTTAACCAATAAGAGCGGAGCGCTCCAGTGATGCAAAATCATTAGATCTAATACGGCgggaaaaaaattaaggaacCGATTATTCCGATGTTATCGAGTTACCTTTTCCATACTTCCAGAAATATTgagatgtttttttctttaaattagttaagtgcttttaatgttttaataattaaagctATAAGTTttgttctataaaatattatttagattaagTCCCACataaatttattgcaaaataaataaaagaaacatttagtAATGTAAGAATAGATGTTAAGTAAATAGATGTATAATCATTTCTGTAATATTCAATCAATCCAACATTAAATACATAGCCttctatcaaaattattttgtaagttagtattatttatttagttacctaAAAATCGACTAACTTTAGTTTAGTAAGTTTTATGCAAAGCGACCATCACTTGATCGTTTGGTTGGTTTTGGTCTTTGCCGAATAGCGAAAACTTATTTACtctaaaattatgaatttatcaCTCAAATGATTGGAATAATTTGTAACTTTAAAGCATAacagaagaaataaatatcGTGCCAAGATGAGTGATAAATTAGGATTTGATGAACTACGAAATAAATACAAGGTACATTTATAACCTCTTCTTTAGTTTACTTTTGCTCGAAGTATTTGTTATTGGCTGACAAAAGCATTGTATTTTTACAGGATGTGCTATCCAAAGCCTTCACAACTAACAATATCGACTTGCTGgattcatttacaaagaatacaAATGAGACGGATAGGAAAGCGGCGATGGATCATGCGTTCCGAGATAAACTCTTAGAACTCCTCATTGAGGAGCCAGACACGCTTGAAAACTTCGTTTCATTCTGCATAGAGTCATGTAGAAGACAGATGGTAACTCCTACCATGCCTGTGGTGCTTCTCGGAGACATTTTTGACGCGTTAACATTGAATAAATGCGAGAAACTGTTCTCCTACGTCGAAAACGGCGTAAACATATGGAAAGAAGAATTATTTTTCGTAGCATGTAAGAATAATTTGCTAAGGATGTGTAATGACCTCCTTAGAAGGCTATCAAGGTCCCAGAACACAGTTTTCTGTGGTCGGATCCTTTTGTTCCTTGCAAAGTTCTTCCCATTCTCTGAAAGATCTGGGTTGAACATAGTCTCCgagtttaatttagaaaatgtcACAGAGTTTGGAGGTGACAGCTCTAGTACGCTGAAGGATTCCTTAGATGAAGAAATGGTGGTTGACAATAatgaaaagaataaaataaacatagattATAACTTGTACTGTAGATTTTGGAGTTTACAAGATTTCTTCAGGAACCCAAATAATTGCTATAATAAGTTGCAGTGGAAGACATTTGTTGCTGTGAGTATAGATTAAAAATACACAttgcattaatatttttcttaaatatgcaaagtcacaccttttatcctcgaaggggtaggcaaaggtgtatGTTATAgcatgtaatgccattgtactatgtacacccacttttcaccatttgtgttatattattataccaatgaggcagtcatcTTAATCAGTTTtactaaaatgttaatttaattcacggttctctttaattaaacatttataatttccGATCAATTCAACCTTGATCATTAATTCTCCTATTACatcgatattaatttaattttacatctaTTTCAGCATTCAGGCAGTGTGTTATCAGCGTTTTCCTCATATAAACTAGAAACTGTGGAACTACAGAAATCAAAACTGAATTTACTGAAGCCAGTAAAGACGGTGGCTACTGATGTTGAGATGAAGGACTCGGAAGCCAATGAACCTCATTACTTTGCAAAGTTTTTGACCAATCAGAAGCTGTTAGAACTCCAGCTGTCCGATTCTAACTTCCGAAGATGTGTTCTTGTTCAGTTCCTAATCCTGTTCCAGTATCTCACTTCGACTGTgaagtttaaaatgtatgtatatttttaaggtttttattgCTGTGTAGTTTTTGGTTCAAAAGATAACCTTTGCAGAAAAGCTTTAACATTTCTGCTTTGGATTAAAAGTAAAGAACACCAAATATGAGAACAAATTTCTTTAAATGTGGAAGTGTTcatttggatatttgtccgtcaatcacgctgaaactccTGAAGTTTCAATAGTTTACATTCACCTAAGCAggttatgagctgacttgggtaataggatactttCTATCCCATGGGATCATGAGCAAAGTCGCTGGTTTTATAATATGCCTTAATgaagtaaataagttattaatcaTCCCAATATCATATTTCTCACAGGGAAGTACAAGAACTGAAGTCTGACCAAGTGGACTGGGTGAAAGAGACAACAACACTTGTATACAAGCTGCTTGGCGAGACTCCACCCAATGGGAAGCAGTTTGCCGAGTGTGTCAAGCATATACTGAAGAGGGAGGAACATTGGAACAGTTGGAAAAATGATGGGTGTCCTGGTAAGttttttaagcctttaactgccatcagaaaactgttgaaggcaaatcctccactaatgtAAACGGTGACTTATGTGGCAGTTAATGTGTTAAGTAACGAATTGGGTCTTTGATAACGatcagacagatcacctaatgtACATGGGCACATACATCTCCAGAGAAGTCAGAAATACAACCGGTGACAGTTCATTCCGCagttttaaatgtatgtaaatgcaCCCAAAATGTAGAAGAAatccttaaattatttttttatgttataagctggtaaactaaat from Spodoptera frugiperda isolate SF20-4 chromosome 4, AGI-APGP_CSIRO_Sfru_2.0, whole genome shotgun sequence encodes the following:
- the LOC126913093 gene encoding THO complex subunit 1, encoding MSDKLGFDELRNKYKDVLSKAFTTNNIDLLDSFTKNTNETDRKAAMDHAFRDKLLELLIEEPDTLENFVSFCIESCRRQMVTPTMPVVLLGDIFDALTLNKCEKLFSYVENGVNIWKEELFFVACKNNLLRMCNDLLRRLSRSQNTVFCGRILLFLAKFFPFSERSGLNIVSEFNLENVTEFGGDSSSTLKDSLDEEMVVDNNEKNKINIDYNLYCRFWSLQDFFRNPNNCYNKLQWKTFVAHSGSVLSAFSSYKLETVELQKSKLNLLKPVKTVATDVEMKDSEANEPHYFAKFLTNQKLLELQLSDSNFRRCVLVQFLILFQYLTSTVKFKMEVQELKSDQVDWVKETTTLVYKLLGETPPNGKQFAECVKHILKREEHWNSWKNDGCPEFQKPKPPVSVESTDEVKKSRKRRRPVGDIIKEYEAQNKSYMGNNELTKLWNLCPDNLAACRTKERDFMPSLESYMVSPGSETLARTCEGGWGWRALRLLARRSPHFFVHTNNPIGRLPDYLTAMVERVTREVAANAAANANGEASKNHNDKPVKTENNEEEITEEQMEADLIKEGDANDIEQVPDSTHAGEEDYDKTARSRVTMISPAQLEALSSKLTDWKKLAAKLGYKADEIQFFETENATDSARAKNMLQLWFDDDEDASVENLLYIMEGLKMTDACEALKNVK